From Drosophila yakuba strain Tai18E2 chromosome 2L, Prin_Dyak_Tai18E2_2.1, whole genome shotgun sequence, one genomic window encodes:
- the LOC122319491 gene encoding craniofacial development protein 2-like codes for MERLHIAIAGISEMRWSSSGETTTSNSNLVLHSGKRIKKTLHSWAPISDRLMTARFRCRARHIKFIQCYAPTEDAKDDTKDDLYTALTATLNKLRQGDINILMGDFNAKIGPNNTG; via the coding sequence ATGGAGAGACTCCATATTGCAATAGCTGGAATCAGTGAGATGAGGTGGTCTAGCAgtggggaaacaacaacatcaaatagCAATCTAGTCCTTCACAGTGGCAAGCGCATAAAAAAGACACTGCACTCCTGGGCACCCATTTCTGATAGACTCATGACAGCCAGATTCAGATGTAGAGCTAGACATATAAAATTCATACAATGCTATGCCCCGACGGAAGACGCCAAAGACGACACCAAGGACGACTTATATACTGCCCTCACAGCAACCCTCAACAAGCTACGGCAAGGTGACATTAACATCCTCATGGGTGACTTCAATGCAAAAATTGGCCCCAACAACACCGGATAA